One Thomasclavelia spiroformis DSM 1552 DNA window includes the following coding sequences:
- a CDS encoding IS1634 family transposase produces the protein MAYFLKKSTLKGRTYLSIVESFYSHDKRGAAHRTYKSLASVETWKAKGIDDPIAYFQKQVDELNNSRKNEDVPKISNVSPELYLGYFPFVSLLNQMNIQKNVNYFHLGHQFQYDLYEILSSLIYARLVCPCSKYKTFHEVLPLLKDPIHYSYDQLLDALEFIGNDYHKFIEIFNEQLKSLYKINTDKTYFDCTNFYFEIDKEDDFRRKGPSKENRKDPIVGMGLLLDANQIPIGMKLYPGNESEKPILRDIINDLKKKNHIDGKTIHVADKGLNCAQNIAFSKENGDGYLFSKSIKGLPEKEKIWVLLDNDDWQEVRSNNGTLLYKYKSCIDKFPYTIEVDGKKKTVSLTEKRLLTYNPKLASKKKYEINKQIEKAKALCYSQAKRTEYGDLGKYVQFVDDEGEKAKATINHSIIEKELQFAGYNLLVTSEIKMEDQDIYNTYHNLWRIEESFKIMKSDLDARPVFLQKENTIKGHFLICYLSILLERILQFKILDNKYSTSDIIKFIRSFRAVKGENKYINITSSSNFIKDFENITNLPLTNYYLTERQIKQIFNYKI, from the coding sequence ATGGCGTATTTCCTTAAAAAATCGACTCTTAAAGGACGTACTTATTTATCTATTGTCGAAAGCTTTTATTCTCATGATAAACGTGGGGCTGCCCACCGTACTTATAAATCTCTTGCTTCTGTTGAAACATGGAAAGCTAAAGGTATCGATGATCCTATTGCTTATTTTCAAAAGCAGGTAGATGAACTCAATAACTCTCGTAAAAATGAGGATGTACCTAAAATCTCTAATGTCTCTCCTGAACTTTATCTTGGGTATTTCCCTTTTGTTTCACTTTTGAATCAAATGAATATTCAAAAAAATGTTAATTATTTTCATTTAGGTCATCAATTTCAATATGACCTTTATGAAATTTTATCATCTCTTATCTATGCTCGCCTGGTTTGCCCTTGCAGTAAATATAAGACCTTTCATGAAGTTCTTCCTCTACTTAAAGACCCTATTCATTACTCATATGATCAATTATTAGATGCTCTTGAATTTATTGGTAATGATTATCATAAGTTCATTGAAATATTCAATGAACAACTTAAATCTCTATATAAAATCAATACCGATAAAACATATTTTGACTGCACAAATTTCTATTTTGAAATTGATAAAGAAGATGATTTTAGACGTAAAGGTCCTAGTAAAGAAAACAGAAAAGATCCAATTGTAGGAATGGGTTTATTACTTGATGCCAATCAAATACCTATTGGTATGAAGCTCTATCCAGGTAATGAAAGTGAAAAACCAATATTACGTGATATCATCAATGATTTAAAAAAGAAAAACCACATAGATGGTAAAACCATCCATGTGGCAGATAAAGGATTAAACTGTGCTCAAAACATTGCTTTTTCTAAAGAAAACGGAGATGGATATCTCTTTTCTAAATCAATAAAGGGATTACCAGAAAAAGAAAAAATATGGGTTTTGCTTGATAATGATGACTGGCAAGAAGTTAGAAGTAATAATGGGACATTATTATACAAATATAAATCATGTATTGATAAATTCCCTTATACAATTGAAGTAGACGGCAAAAAGAAAACTGTCTCTTTAACCGAAAAAAGACTCTTAACGTATAATCCAAAATTAGCTTCTAAGAAAAAATATGAGATTAATAAACAAATCGAAAAAGCAAAAGCTTTATGTTATTCTCAAGCTAAACGTACGGAATATGGAGACTTAGGCAAATATGTCCAATTCGTAGATGATGAAGGAGAAAAGGCAAAAGCAACGATTAATCATTCGATAATAGAAAAAGAGCTTCAATTTGCGGGATACAATTTGTTGGTTACATCAGAAATAAAAATGGAGGATCAAGATATATATAATACTTATCATAATTTATGGAGAATAGAAGAATCCTTTAAAATAATGAAAAGCGACTTAGATGCAAGACCAGTATTTTTACAAAAAGAAAATACAATTAAAGGACACTTCTTAATCTGTTACCTCTCTATCTTATTGGAAAGAATATTACAATTTAAAATATTAGACAACAAATATAGTACTTCAGATATTATAAAATTCATAAGAAGCTTTAGAGCCGTAAAAGGTGAAAATAAGTATATCAACATCACTTCATCAAGTAACTTTATAAAAGATTTTGAAAATATAACAAACTTACCTTTAACAAATTATTACCTTACAGAAAGACAAATCAAACAAATATTTAATTACAAAATATAA
- a CDS encoding DeoR family transcriptional regulator — MNKRQSQILDLLAKNKKMEVTKLSELLNVSQVTIRKDLVILENSGIIVREHGYPSFETITTFL; from the coding sequence ATGAATAAAAGACAATCACAAATTTTAGATTTACTTGCAAAAAATAAAAAGATGGAAGTTACTAAATTATCTGAATTATTAAATGTATCACAAGTAACAATTAGAAAAGATTTAGTAATTTTAGAAAATAGTGGAATTATTGTCAGAGAACATGGTTACCCGTCTTTCGAAACTATCACTACATTTCTTTAG
- a CDS encoding histidinol-phosphatase HisJ family protein has translation MKSIDYHIHTKFSGDSDASPADYVKQAIKMQLEEICFTDHRDFDYPIDSFDLDIATYYQAIMALKKEYQDKIKIKWGIEIGLDLNSFQEINNLINQYPFDFVIGSIHVINHTEFYYGDFFKGLSKEQAHRHFFEETLKCVKAFDCFNVLGHLDYIMRYGPYDNKKVEHAKYQDIIDEIFKTLIDKGKGIEVNTSGYAVNGNCGFPNYNQVKRYFDLGGSVITIGTDSHTVERIGQHVEDVKENLEKIGFKEISTFTNRIIDK, from the coding sequence ATGAAATCAATTGATTATCATATTCATACTAAATTTTCTGGTGATAGTGATGCAAGTCCTGCTGACTATGTAAAACAAGCAATTAAAATGCAATTAGAAGAAATCTGTTTTACAGATCATCGTGATTTTGATTATCCAATTGATTCATTTGATTTAGATATAGCAACATATTATCAGGCCATTATGGCATTAAAAAAAGAATATCAAGATAAAATTAAAATTAAATGGGGAATTGAAATTGGTTTAGATTTAAATTCTTTTCAAGAAATCAATAATTTAATCAATCAATATCCATTCGATTTTGTTATCGGTTCAATTCATGTAATTAATCATACGGAATTTTATTATGGTGACTTTTTTAAAGGACTATCAAAAGAGCAGGCCCATCGTCATTTTTTTGAAGAAACATTAAAATGTGTTAAAGCATTTGATTGTTTTAATGTTTTAGGACATTTAGATTATATTATGCGTTATGGTCCTTATGATAATAAAAAAGTTGAACATGCTAAATATCAAGATATTATTGATGAAATATTTAAAACATTAATTGATAAAGGTAAAGGGATTGAGGTAAATACATCAGGTTATGCTGTTAATGGAAATTGTGGTTTTCCAAATTATAATCAAGTAAAACGTTATTTTGATTTAGGGGGAAGCGTAATTACTATTGGAACTGATAGTCATACAGTTGAGCGAATCGGTCAACATGTAGAAGATGTAAAAGAAAATTTAGAAAAAATAGGTTTTAAAGAAATTAGTACTTTTACTAATCGAATTATAGATAAGTGA
- the hisH gene encoding imidazole glycerol phosphate synthase subunit HisH, translating into MVVIIDYNIGNLSSVASALKRVGIEAIISRDKEEILNADALVLPGVGAFPVAMSNLKKYDLIDLLNQKKDAGTPILGICLGMQILFEKGYEVKETKGLGFLNGEIVFMDIDEKIPHMGWNQLHFNHEHPILKNIHENDDVYFVHSFMAKCPDDQLIAYTDYGTTKITAIAAKENVIGCQFHPEKSGAVGKQILLAFKEMIEC; encoded by the coding sequence ATGGTTGTAATTATTGATTACAATATTGGTAATTTAAGTAGTGTGGCATCGGCTTTAAAGCGAGTAGGAATCGAAGCAATTATTAGTCGCGATAAAGAAGAAATCTTAAATGCTGATGCTCTTGTTTTACCAGGTGTAGGGGCTTTTCCAGTAGCAATGAGTAATTTAAAGAAATATGATTTAATTGATTTATTAAATCAAAAAAAAGATGCTGGAACACCGATTTTAGGAATATGTTTAGGGATGCAAATTCTTTTTGAAAAAGGTTATGAAGTTAAGGAAACTAAAGGATTAGGATTTTTAAATGGTGAAATAGTATTTATGGATATTGATGAAAAAATTCCGCATATGGGATGGAATCAATTACATTTTAATCATGAACATCCAATTTTAAAAAATATTCATGAAAATGATGATGTTTACTTTGTCCATTCATTTATGGCTAAATGTCCTGATGACCAGTTAATTGCTTATACAGATTATGGTACTACAAAAATAACTGCAATAGCAGCTAAAGAAAATGTTATTGGGTGTCAGTTTCATCCAGAAAAAAGTGGAGCAGTAGGTAAACAAATTTTATTAGCGTTTAAGGAGATGATTGAATGTTAG
- a CDS encoding cupin domain-containing protein: MDTLFPRGEKNEAFKEYFVGQSYLNMLTTIGVAIGNVTFEPGCRNNWHIHHKGGQILLVTNGRGYYQEWGKPAQELKPGDVVNIPPEVKHWHGAAKDSWFCHLAIEVPAKDASNEWLEPVSDEDYLKLK; encoded by the coding sequence ATGGACACATTATTTCCTAGAGGAGAAAAAAACGAAGCTTTTAAAGAATATTTTGTAGGACAAAGTTATTTAAATATGCTAACAACAATAGGGGTAGCAATTGGAAATGTAACTTTTGAACCTGGATGTCGCAATAACTGGCACATTCATCATAAAGGAGGACAAATCTTACTAGTAACTAATGGTCGTGGATATTATCAAGAATGGGGAAAACCAGCTCAAGAATTAAAACCTGGTGATGTGGTGAATATTCCTCCAGAAGTTAAGCATTGGCATGGGGCAGCTAAGGATAGTTGGTTTTGCCATTTAGCAATCGAGGTTCCAGCTAAAGATGCATCAAATGAATGGTTAGAACCAGTAAGTGATGAAGATTATTTAAAATTAAAATAG
- the hisIE gene encoding bifunctional phosphoribosyl-AMP cyclohydrolase/phosphoribosyl-ATP diphosphatase HisIE, with translation MKPDFKKMELIPAIIQDYRTNEVLMLAYVNEEAYKKMLETNQTYFYSRSRDELWHKGQTSGHFQNIKGMYLDCDLDTLLIYVEQIGAACHTGAYSCFFNEIKPFNNINIFKSLETLINDRKINPIEKSYTNYLLDQGVDKICKKVGEEASETIIAAKNNDKEELIGEIGDLFYHVFVLMNNQGISLEDIENKLKERHKITGNKKEFHTRGEY, from the coding sequence ATGAAACCAGATTTTAAAAAGATGGAGCTAATTCCTGCAATTATCCAAGATTATCGAACTAATGAAGTATTGATGCTTGCTTATGTTAATGAAGAAGCATATAAAAAAATGTTAGAGACAAACCAAACATATTTTTATTCACGTAGTCGAGATGAACTTTGGCATAAGGGTCAAACATCTGGACATTTTCAAAATATTAAAGGAATGTATTTAGACTGTGATTTGGATACTTTATTGATTTATGTTGAACAAATCGGAGCAGCTTGTCATACTGGTGCTTATTCTTGTTTCTTTAATGAAATAAAGCCATTTAATAATATTAATATTTTTAAAAGCTTAGAAACCTTAATTAATGATCGCAAAATTAATCCAATTGAAAAATCATATACTAATTATTTACTAGATCAAGGTGTTGATAAAATTTGTAAAAAAGTTGGAGAAGAGGCTAGTGAAACGATTATTGCTGCTAAAAATAATGATAAAGAAGAATTGATTGGTGAAATTGGTGATTTATTTTATCATGTCTTTGTTTTAATGAATAATCAAGGAATTAGTTTAGAAGATATTGAAAATAAATTAAAAGAACGTCATAAAATTACTGGTAATAAAAAAGAATTTCATACACGTGGAGAATATTAA
- the hisA gene encoding 1-(5-phosphoribosyl)-5-[(5-phosphoribosylamino)methylideneamino]imidazole-4-carboxamide isomerase, with product MLVIPAIDLKDGQAVRLYKGDYNQKTVYSNNPEELAREFETMGAKWLHVVDLDGAKDGKCINLETIKKIKQTTNMAVELGGGIRNMETVALYLDEVGIDRVILGTAALNDSKFLKEAISKYGAKKIVVGVDVKNGYVSTSGWLKTSDVPYLDFIKELEKIGVEYIVVTDISKDGTLQGPNFKMYEQITSESKINFVVSGGIKDKQNILDVAKKDYYACIVGKAYYEGKVDLKEVIACLQNG from the coding sequence ATGTTAGTTATTCCAGCGATTGATTTAAAAGATGGTCAAGCTGTTAGATTATATAAAGGAGATTATAATCAAAAGACAGTTTATAGTAATAATCCTGAAGAATTAGCTAGAGAGTTTGAAACAATGGGAGCAAAATGGCTTCATGTTGTAGATTTAGATGGAGCTAAAGATGGAAAATGTATTAATTTAGAAACAATAAAAAAAATAAAACAAACTACTAATATGGCTGTGGAATTAGGTGGTGGGATTAGAAATATGGAAACAGTTGCTTTATATTTAGATGAAGTAGGAATTGATCGTGTAATTTTAGGAACTGCAGCTCTTAATGATTCAAAATTTTTAAAAGAAGCAATAAGTAAATATGGAGCAAAGAAAATTGTCGTTGGAGTTGATGTTAAAAATGGATATGTTTCAACTTCTGGTTGGTTAAAAACAAGTGATGTACCATATTTAGATTTTATTAAAGAACTAGAAAAAATAGGTGTTGAGTATATAGTTGTTACAGATATTAGTAAAGATGGAACTTTACAAGGACCAAATTTTAAGATGTATGAACAAATTACGAGTGAGTCTAAAATTAATTTTGTTGTATCAGGAGGGATTAAAGATAAACAAAATATTTTAGATGTTGCAAAAAAAGATTACTATGCTTGCATTGTAGGAAAAGCATATTATGAAGGAAAAGTTGATCTAAAGGAGGTTATCGCATGCTTACAAAACGGATAA
- a CDS encoding RibD family protein produces the protein MDRPYIFCHMLMSLDGKIVGKYMDTKECDEPSEQFYEIAFGKNAYYKHQGWLSGRVTTDDNFTMYRKPKLDKTAPIVPSGDFIADGNYSMYYVSIDPLGKLGWQSNTLTYETTTAHVLEVLTEKASSAYKAMLRKLNISYVIVGKDELDYKLLMEKLYHKFNIKTLMLGGGGVLNWSFIQTGLCDELSLVMAPVADGASQSPSIFETKEDLTSDKPVGFELKNVEVLENGGIWLRYLIKN, from the coding sequence ATGGATAGACCGTATATATTTTGTCATATGTTAATGTCACTTGATGGAAAGATCGTTGGAAAATATATGGATACAAAAGAATGTGATGAGCCTAGTGAGCAATTTTATGAAATTGCTTTTGGTAAAAATGCATATTATAAACATCAAGGGTGGCTTTCTGGAAGGGTAACAACAGATGATAATTTTACAATGTATCGTAAACCTAAGTTAGATAAGACAGCACCAATAGTGCCATCAGGTGATTTTATTGCAGATGGTAATTATTCAATGTATTATGTATCTATTGATCCATTAGGTAAATTAGGGTGGCAAAGTAACACTTTGACATATGAAACTACTACAGCTCATGTACTAGAGGTTTTAACTGAAAAAGCTAGTAGTGCTTATAAAGCAATGCTTAGAAAATTAAATATTTCATATGTTATTGTTGGAAAAGATGAGTTGGATTATAAACTTTTAATGGAAAAACTATATCATAAATTTAATATAAAGACATTAATGTTAGGTGGAGGAGGTGTTTTAAACTGGTCATTTATTCAAACAGGATTATGTGATGAATTAAGTTTAGTAATGGCGCCAGTTGCTGATGGGGCCAGCCAATCACCTTCAATTTTTGAAACTAAAGAAGATTTAACTAGTGATAAACCAGTTGGTTTTGAATTAAAAAATGTTGAAGTATTAGAAAATGGTGGTATTTGGTTACGTTATCTTATAAAAAATTAA
- the hisF gene encoding imidazole glycerol phosphate synthase subunit HisF — MLTKRIIPCLDIKNGKVVKGVNFVGLKDVGDPIDLAKRYDEQCADEVVFLDITASYEERDIIKDLIERGAKELTIPLAVGGGIRTLDDFRMILASGADKVSINSAAINNPNLIKEAADEFGVQCVVVAIDAKKRDGGGYDVYVKGGRENTGIDLIEWVTKCQELGAGEILLTSMDADGTKAGYDLEMINAVCNVVDIPVIASGGCGSIQDIVDVFEKTNCDAALVASLFHFGEATVEDVRKELRKHNINVRRAV; from the coding sequence ATGCTTACAAAACGGATAATTCCTTGTTTAGATATAAAAAATGGTAAAGTTGTAAAAGGGGTTAATTTTGTGGGATTAAAAGATGTTGGTGATCCCATTGATTTAGCTAAACGTTATGATGAACAATGTGCTGATGAAGTAGTATTTTTAGATATTACTGCAAGTTATGAAGAAAGAGATATTATTAAAGATTTAATTGAACGTGGTGCTAAAGAATTAACGATACCCCTTGCTGTAGGTGGCGGAATTAGAACGCTTGATGATTTTAGAATGATTTTAGCTAGTGGTGCTGATAAAGTATCAATAAATTCAGCAGCCATCAATAACCCTAATTTAATTAAAGAAGCAGCTGATGAATTTGGTGTACAATGTGTAGTTGTTGCAATTGATGCTAAAAAAAGAGATGGTGGCGGTTATGATGTATATGTTAAAGGTGGTCGTGAAAATACCGGAATTGATTTAATTGAATGGGTAACTAAATGTCAAGAACTTGGAGCTGGAGAAATCTTGCTTACTTCAATGGATGCTGATGGAACAAAAGCCGGTTATGATTTAGAAATGATAAATGCAGTATGTAATGTTGTTGATATTCCCGTTATTGCCAGTGGTGGCTGTGGTAGTATTCAAGATATTGTTGATGTTTTTGAAAAAACAAACTGTGATGCAGCATTGGTCGCTTCATTATTCCATTTTGGCGAAGCAACAGTTGAAGACGTTCGAAAAGAACTTAGAAAACATAATATAAATGTAAGGAGGGCAGTATAA
- a CDS encoding TspO/MBR family protein codes for MKIQWKTLVTCLIIPLAIGIISALLTRNNMETFDLINKPFLAPPSWLFPVVWTILYILMGIASYLVFISKKPNKTALTVYGIQLIFNFFWSIIFFNLELYLFAFIWLVLLWLLIFKTTILFYQISKPAGYLMIPYLLWVTFAGYLNFSIYLLN; via the coding sequence TTGAAAATTCAATGGAAAACTTTAGTTACATGTCTTATTATACCACTTGCAATCGGGATTATATCTGCACTTCTAACACGAAATAATATGGAAACTTTTGATTTAATTAATAAACCGTTTTTAGCTCCACCAAGTTGGCTGTTTCCAGTGGTTTGGACGATTCTATATATTCTCATGGGAATTGCATCATATCTAGTATTTATATCTAAAAAACCAAATAAAACTGCTTTAACTGTATATGGAATTCAACTTATATTTAATTTCTTTTGGTCGATTATCTTTTTCAATTTAGAATTATATTTATTTGCGTTTATTTGGCTTGTTTTATTATGGTTGTTGATTTTTAAAACAACTATTTTATTTTATCAAATATCAAAACCTGCTGGATATTTGATGATCCCATATTTATTATGGGTAACTTTTGCGGGATACTTAAATTTTTCCATCTATTTATTAAATTAA
- the hisB gene encoding imidazoleglycerol-phosphate dehydratase HisB, whose translation MRIGKIERETLETKIIVQLDLDGSGKSEIDTGIGFFDHMLTLLAFHGNFDLIVKCDGDLNVDCHHTIEDIGIALGTCLKEALGDKRGIRRYGAFTIPMDEALVTTNLDISGRQFLVFNVDLTCERIGTFETEMTEEFFRAFAFNSLITLHINEQYGTNNHHIVEAIFKSLGRALKEAISIDESNKDKIVSSKGVL comes from the coding sequence ATGCGAATTGGTAAAATAGAAAGAGAAACATTAGAAACTAAAATTATTGTTCAATTAGACTTAGATGGTAGTGGTAAAAGTGAGATTGATACAGGAATTGGTTTTTTTGATCATATGTTGACATTACTGGCATTTCATGGAAATTTTGATTTAATTGTTAAATGTGATGGGGATTTAAATGTCGATTGTCATCATACTATTGAAGATATTGGAATTGCTCTTGGTACATGTTTAAAAGAAGCTTTAGGGGATAAGCGAGGAATTAGGCGCTATGGGGCATTTACAATTCCTATGGATGAAGCTTTAGTTACAACTAATTTAGATATAAGTGGTCGTCAATTTTTGGTTTTTAATGTAGATTTAACATGTGAAAGAATTGGTACGTTTGAAACTGAAATGACTGAAGAATTTTTCCGTGCATTTGCATTCAATTCACTAATTACACTTCATATTAATGAACAATATGGAACTAATAATCATCATATTGTTGAAGCTATTTTTAAAAGTTTAGGTCGTGCTTTAAAAGAAGCTATTAGTATTGATGAATCAAATAAAGATAAAATCGTATCATCAAAAGGGGTACTTTAA
- a CDS encoding DUF1848 domain-containing protein, translating to MILQVSGRSDICALYPKWFINRLKAGYVLVRNPYNSQQVSYVEINQDVVDCIAFCTKDPKAIIPYLKEIEQMGYQYFFMVTITPYDKDIEPNVRLKLEIIKTFIELSNLIGKNRIIWRYDPILLNERYTIKFHLQMFKKMCQLLYKYTNTVIISFLDIYKNIINKFNELNDDDVYLLADHLGKIAKKYHLEIKTCSEKYHLEQYGIKKGSCLEKSYIEELIGYPLNIKTNQNRANCSCLASIDIGAYSCCNHGCLYCYACNHQLVAKNMKSHDENSEMLLGYLTSHDKVIKRNVSSNKENQLKFDF from the coding sequence ATGATTTTACAAGTTTCTGGAAGAAGTGATATATGTGCATTATATCCAAAATGGTTTATTAATCGTTTAAAAGCTGGATATGTGTTAGTTAGAAATCCGTATAATAGTCAACAAGTAAGTTATGTTGAAATTAATCAAGATGTGGTTGATTGTATTGCTTTTTGTACTAAAGATCCAAAAGCAATTATACCGTATTTAAAAGAAATTGAACAAATGGGTTATCAGTATTTTTTTATGGTTACAATTACCCCTTATGATAAAGACATTGAACCAAATGTAAGATTGAAGTTAGAGATTATTAAAACATTTATTGAACTTAGTAATTTAATTGGAAAAAATCGAATAATTTGGCGCTATGATCCAATTTTATTAAATGAACGTTATACCATTAAATTTCATCTTCAAATGTTTAAAAAAATGTGTCAGCTTTTATATAAGTATACTAATACGGTAATAATTAGTTTTTTAGATATTTATAAAAATATTATTAATAAATTCAATGAATTAAATGATGATGATGTTTATTTATTAGCTGATCATTTAGGTAAAATTGCTAAAAAATATCATTTAGAAATTAAAACATGTAGTGAAAAGTATCATTTAGAACAATACGGTATTAAAAAAGGCAGTTGTTTAGAGAAAAGTTATATTGAAGAGTTAATTGGCTATCCTTTGAATATTAAAACTAATCAAAATCGTGCTAATTGTTCTTGTTTAGCCAGCATCGATATTGGTGCATATAGTTGTTGTAATCATGGCTGTTTATATTGTTATGCCTGTAATCATCAATTGGTTGCTAAAAATATGAAAAGTCATGATGAAAATAGTGAAATGCTATTAGGTTATTTAACTAGTCATGATAAAGTTATTAAGCGTAATGTTTCTTCTAATAAAGAAAACCAATTAAAATTTGATTTCTAA
- a CDS encoding flavodoxin, which translates to MEKKILVSYFSCSGVTKNVGHRIASLIEGDEYEIKPKIPYTAADLNWMDKNSRSTIEMKDASSRPEIGDTCTNMDEYDVIFVGFPIWWYVAPTIINTFLESYDFSNKTIVPFCTSGGSGVGKTDSILHQSCNDLVNWKPCKLLKSNMSDQDILNWINSLNI; encoded by the coding sequence ATGGAGAAAAAAATATTAGTTAGTTATTTTTCATGTAGTGGAGTTACTAAAAATGTTGGTCATCGTATTGCTTCATTAATAGAAGGTGATGAATATGAAATTAAGCCGAAAATCCCATATACTGCAGCTGATTTAAATTGGATGGATAAAAATAGTCGCAGTACAATTGAAATGAAAGATGCTTCATCTCGTCCAGAAATTGGGGATACTTGTACAAATATGGACGAATATGATGTAATTTTTGTTGGTTTTCCAATTTGGTGGTATGTTGCTCCAACAATCATTAATACTTTTTTAGAAAGTTACGATTTTTCAAATAAAACAATTGTTCCATTTTGTACATCAGGAGGTAGTGGTGTAGGTAAAACTGATTCAATTCTTCATCAATCATGTAATGATTTAGTAAATTGGAAACCATGTAAATTATTAAAAAGTAATATGAGTGATCAAGATATATTAAATTGGATAAATAGTTTAAATATATAA
- a CDS encoding HAD domain-containing protein produces MSDENNLSFLDLDGVLNNQKIIQESKKMQVIDEQNLINLNKLIKTIKKEDNCSIILNSSWQLVNENIDILKSYLNKYDLRIDDYLKIDNQKNKGELIIEYCNKHQISFLDILVIDDGMISEIKDRLIKCDFNHGFTEVELQKAIKLLKM; encoded by the coding sequence ATAAGTGATGAAAACAATTTATCTTTTTTAGATTTAGACGGTGTTTTAAATAATCAAAAGATAATTCAAGAAAGTAAAAAAATGCAAGTTATCGATGAACAGAATTTGATTAATTTAAATAAATTAATTAAGACTATAAAAAAAGAGGATAATTGTTCAATTATCCTTAATTCATCATGGCAACTTGTCAATGAAAATATAGATATTTTAAAAAGTTATTTAAATAAATATGATTTAAGAATTGATGATTATTTAAAAATAGATAATCAAAAAAATAAAGGTGAGTTAATTATTGAATATTGTAATAAACATCAAATTTCATTTTTAGATATTTTAGTTATTGATGATGGTATGATTAGTGAAATAAAAGATCGTTTAATTAAATGTGATTTTAATCATGGTTTTACAGAAGTTGAATTACAAAAAGCAATCAAATTATTAAAGATGTAG
- a CDS encoding DeoR/GlpR family DNA-binding transcription regulator, translating to MNKRQSQILDLLAKNKKMEVTKLSELLNVSQVTIRKDLVILENSGIIVREHGYAKLNESDDINNRLARHYETKQKIAKLAVESIENGETVMIESGSCCALVAMEIARSKKDVTLITNSAFIADYIRKIGSVKVILLGGEYQNESQVMVGPLTRKCVEAFFVDKLFIGTDGFTIETGFTGNDYMRSEAVKDMAKQASQVMIVTDSDKFSQKGVVNLIEIEKVACVYTDDKIPSIIEDYLNKCNIKVIKAE from the coding sequence ATGAATAAAAGACAATCACAAATTTTAGATTTACTTGCAAAAAATAAAAAGATGGAAGTTACTAAATTATCTGAATTATTAAATGTATCACAAGTAACAATTAGAAAAGATTTAGTAATTTTAGAAAATAGTGGAATTATTGTCAGAGAACATGGTTATGCTAAATTAAATGAGAGTGATGATATTAATAATCGTTTAGCTCGTCACTATGAAACAAAACAGAAAATTGCTAAATTGGCTGTAGAAAGTATTGAAAATGGTGAAACAGTTATGATTGAATCTGGTTCTTGTTGTGCATTAGTTGCTATGGAAATTGCAAGAAGTAAAAAAGATGTAACTTTAATTACTAATTCAGCATTTATTGCTGATTATATTAGAAAAATTGGTAGTGTGAAAGTTATTTTGCTTGGTGGAGAGTATCAAAATGAATCACAAGTAATGGTTGGCCCTTTGACTAGAAAATGTGTTGAAGCATTTTTTGTGGATAAATTATTTATAGGTACAGATGGATTTACAATTGAAACGGGATTTACTGGTAATGATTATATGCGCAGTGAAGCAGTAAAAGATATGGCTAAACAAGCGTCACAAGTTATGATTGTAACTGATTCAGACAAGTTTAGCCAAAAGGGTGTTGTTAATTTAATTGAAATTGAAAAAGTTGCTTGTGTTTATACAGATGATAAGATTCCTAGTATAATTGAAGATTATTTGAATAAATGCAATATTAAGGTAATTAAAGCTGAATAA